The genomic DNA GTCGGTCACGCGGGATATCCGATAGAGGAAGTTCCAATGTGACTGCGATCATCGGCGACCCAGTTGAGCCTGCTATGCGGGCTCGCGCACGCGCTCGATAGAAATCGTCTCCGATCCGCTTTTGGCTTGCGCAAGATCATAGGTGGACTGCATCCGCAGCATGGTGGCAGCAGAGACGCCAAATGCCTTTTCGAAGCGGATCGCCATCTCCGGGGTTAGCGCAGCCCTGCCATTCAGCAAGCGGCTCAACGCAGGCCGAGTAACCTTGAGATGATCTGCGGTGCTCGACACATTCATGTTGTAAGGCTTCACGATCTCTTCGAGCAACCAAGGTCCCGGGTGGATCGCGAAGCTGTCATGGAGCTTGATA from Sphingopyxis macrogoltabida includes the following:
- a CDS encoding HigA family addiction module antitoxin, with the protein product MAIKLHDSFAIHPGPWLLEEIVKPYNMNVSSTADHLKVTRPALSRLLNGRAALTPEMAIRFEKAFGVSAATMLRMQSTYDLAQAKSGSETISIERVREPA